A genomic segment from Ruegeria sp. TM1040 encodes:
- a CDS encoding Lrp/AsnC family transcriptional regulator has product MSTCVFIQIRCKPGTTYKVAEDIALHEIHSELYSTSGEYDLLMKLYIPSGEDVGKYINDHLLQIPNIERSLTTMTFKVF; this is encoded by the coding sequence ATGTCCACCTGTGTCTTTATCCAGATCCGCTGCAAACCCGGCACCACCTATAAGGTGGCCGAGGATATTGCGCTGCATGAAATCCACTCGGAACTCTACTCCACCAGTGGCGAATATGATCTGCTGATGAAGCTCTATATCCCCTCCGGCGAGGATGTGGGAAAATACATCAACGACCATCTGCTTCAGATCCCCAATATCGAGCGCTCGCTGACGACGATGACCTTCAAGGTCTTCTGA
- the hisB gene encoding imidazoleglycerol-phosphate dehydratase HisB, with translation MRTAQVSRSTAETEISVSVNLDGSGTYDNQTGVGFFDHMLDQLSRHSLIDMTIRAKGDYHIDDHHTVEDTGIALGQALVQALGDKKGINRYGECHLPMDDAQVRAALDLSARPFLVWNVDLPTQKIGSFDTELVREFFQALATHGGITLHIDQIHGVNSHHIAEAAFKAVARALRTAVEVDPRKADAVPSTKGAL, from the coding sequence ATGCGCACAGCCCAGGTTTCCCGCTCCACCGCCGAGACGGAGATCTCCGTCTCCGTCAACCTCGATGGCAGCGGCACATATGACAATCAGACCGGCGTTGGCTTTTTTGACCATATGCTCGACCAGTTGTCGCGCCACTCTCTGATTGACATGACCATCCGCGCCAAGGGCGACTACCACATCGACGACCACCATACCGTCGAGGACACCGGCATCGCACTGGGTCAGGCCCTGGTGCAGGCGCTTGGCGACAAAAAAGGCATCAACCGCTACGGCGAGTGTCACCTGCCGATGGATGACGCGCAGGTGCGCGCGGCGCTCGATCTCTCCGCCCGGCCTTTCCTTGTCTGGAATGTGGATCTGCCCACGCAGAAGATCGGCAGCTTTGACACCGAACTCGTCCGCGAGTTCTTTCAGGCGCTGGCGACCCATGGTGGCATCACCCTGCATATCGACCAGATCCATGGGGTGAACAGCCACCACATCGCCGAGGCCGCCTTCAAGGCCGTGGCCCGCGCGCTGCGCACCGCGGTTGAGGTCGACCCCCGCAAGGCCGACGCCGTCCCTTCCACCAAAGGCGCGCTCTGA
- the hisH gene encoding imidazole glycerol phosphate synthase subunit HisH, with the protein MLTAIIDYESGNLHSAEKAFQRMATEVGAGDVVVTSDADVVARADRLVLPGDGAFPACAAELRGHKGIYDAMVEAVEVKGRPFLGICVGMQLMATTGHEYEDTPGLGWVDGDVVKITPAEAHLKVPHMGWNDLVINHPHPVFDGISTGDHCYFVHSYHFRVANPNERLAHVDYAGDVTAVIGRDTMLGMQFHPEKSQHVGLKMIGNFLTWKP; encoded by the coding sequence ATGCTGACCGCCATCATCGACTATGAGTCCGGCAATCTGCACTCCGCCGAGAAGGCCTTTCAGCGCATGGCGACAGAGGTCGGCGCGGGGGATGTGGTTGTCACATCCGACGCCGATGTGGTGGCCCGCGCTGATCGGTTGGTGCTGCCCGGCGACGGTGCCTTTCCCGCCTGCGCCGCAGAGCTGCGCGGCCACAAGGGCATCTATGACGCCATGGTCGAGGCTGTGGAGGTCAAGGGCCGTCCCTTCCTCGGGATCTGCGTTGGCATGCAGTTGATGGCCACCACCGGTCACGAATATGAGGACACGCCGGGGCTTGGCTGGGTCGACGGGGATGTGGTGAAAATCACCCCGGCAGAGGCACATCTGAAGGTGCCGCATATGGGCTGGAACGATCTGGTGATCAATCACCCGCACCCGGTGTTTGACGGCATCTCGACCGGGGATCACTGCTATTTCGTGCACAGCTACCATTTCCGCGTCGCCAACCCGAACGAACGGCTGGCACATGTGGATTATGCGGGCGATGTCACGGCAGTGATCGGGCGCGACACCATGCTTGGCATGCAGTTTCACCCCGAAAAGAGCCAGCATGTCGGGCTCAAGATGATCGGCAATTTCCTCACCTGGAAACCCTGA
- a CDS encoding helix-turn-helix transcriptional regulator, producing the protein MDRLTTLIDRFRMRVVLAARGAGNLCVMQPEAGRQILVFTPEGWVEDTGAEGVGLALRVDWDGAHNPLVAALPQRVEVDLAEAPALASVLALLRQEREAHRCGAQSVVSSLGQVLMVRLLRHLIEAGTAAPGLLAGLADPRLARAIVAMHDAPGRSWTTSDLAQEAGLSLSRFSELFSAQMNETPMGYLRRWRLTLARQDLIRGDRVEAVARRYAYDSPEGFARAFRKFYGVAPVSLRQSTAA; encoded by the coding sequence ATGGACCGTCTCACGACCCTGATTGACCGCTTTCGGATGCGGGTGGTTCTGGCCGCGCGCGGGGCGGGCAACCTTTGTGTGATGCAGCCGGAGGCAGGGCGTCAGATCCTTGTGTTCACCCCCGAAGGGTGGGTTGAGGACACCGGGGCAGAGGGGGTCGGTCTGGCGCTGCGTGTGGATTGGGACGGGGCGCATAATCCGCTTGTGGCGGCGCTGCCGCAGCGGGTGGAGGTGGATCTTGCCGAGGCCCCGGCCCTTGCGTCCGTGCTGGCCTTGTTGCGTCAGGAACGGGAGGCGCACCGCTGTGGGGCGCAGTCTGTGGTTTCGAGCCTCGGTCAGGTCCTGATGGTGCGCCTCCTGCGCCATTTGATCGAGGCCGGCACGGCAGCGCCCGGTCTCCTTGCGGGTCTCGCCGACCCTCGATTGGCCCGCGCGATTGTGGCGATGCATGATGCGCCGGGGCGGAGCTGGACCACCTCGGATCTTGCGCAGGAGGCAGGACTGTCGCTTTCGCGCTTTTCCGAGCTGTTCTCGGCGCAGATGAACGAGACCCCCATGGGGTATCTCAGGCGTTGGCGGCTGACGCTGGCGCGTCAGGATCTCATCCGAGGCGACCGGGTTGAGGCCGTCGCGCGCCGCTATGCCTACGACTCGCCAGAAGGGTTTGCACGGGCCTTTCGCAAATTCTACGGCGTGGCCCCCGTTTCATTGCGGCAGAGCACCGCGGCCTGA
- a CDS encoding peroxiredoxin-like family protein — translation MLIPRQKTPDLTLPLLGGGQFDLASEASERGTVICFYRGLHCPICANYLKEFEKRVADFAERGVKTIAISSDGEERTRQMAEKIEAENLRFAYDLPLSVAKDWGLYISTSRGKTSIGIEEPALFAEPGLFMVTPEQTLYYGSVQTMPFVRPHFSELVAALDFAIANSYPARGEYTGAV, via the coding sequence ATGCTGATCCCTCGCCAGAAAACCCCGGACCTTACCCTGCCTCTCTTGGGTGGCGGCCAGTTTGATCTGGCCTCCGAGGCCTCTGAACGCGGCACCGTCATCTGCTTTTACCGTGGCCTGCACTGCCCGATTTGTGCCAACTACCTCAAGGAGTTCGAAAAGCGCGTGGCCGACTTTGCCGAGCGCGGCGTGAAGACCATCGCCATCAGCTCTGACGGCGAGGAGCGCACCCGCCAGATGGCAGAGAAGATCGAAGCCGAAAACCTGCGCTTTGCCTATGATCTGCCGCTCTCCGTGGCCAAGGACTGGGGGCTCTATATCTCCACCTCGCGGGGCAAGACATCGATTGGCATTGAAGAGCCTGCGCTCTTTGCCGAGCCGGGCCTCTTTATGGTGACACCCGAGCAGACGCTGTACTACGGCTCTGTGCAGACGATGCCCTTTGTGCGCCCGCATTTCTCGGAACTGGTGGCGGCGCTAGATTTTGCCATTGCCAATTCCTATCCGGCGCGCGGCGAATACACCGGCGCGGTCTGA
- a CDS encoding WGR domain-containing protein, with translation MYLRFEKFSHRDGQHRYLVLSLTPTLFGDWCVIQSTGPIGQPGGQERRNYCPTLGEAETLFESTRERQVKRGFVPIPVQMGLF, from the coding sequence TTGTACTTACGTTTCGAAAAATTCAGTCACCGGGACGGGCAGCATCGCTATCTGGTGCTGAGCCTTACGCCGACGCTGTTTGGGGACTGGTGCGTGATCCAATCCACCGGTCCGATTGGACAACCAGGTGGCCAGGAGCGGCGCAACTATTGCCCCACCCTCGGAGAGGCTGAAACCCTGTTCGAGAGCACGCGGGAGCGACAGGTCAAGCGTGGCTTTGTGCCGATCCCGGTGCAGATGGGCCTGTTCTGA